A region from the Candidatus Bathyarchaeota archaeon genome encodes:
- a CDS encoding Gfo/Idh/MocA family oxidoreductase, with product MVKVAVIGVGFWGKNHARVYSEVEDAELVAVCDIDVERAKLIAKRYGCRAYTDFREMLRVEKPDAVSICTPTTTHYEVASEVLSMGIHALTEKPLCSTVEEAERLRDLASSMGVKLMPGHIERFNPAVDRVKRLIVDGALGKVILIAARRVSRWPERVGDVGVVKDSAIHDVDVMRYLVGEVECVYAETGSLRHRFEDYVEAILHFRSGVTGFIEANWLTPRKIRRLTITGSEATATLDYLTQELSIEDSQKILRPIARWEEPLKRELTHFVEAVLGREPLRLTAEDGVKALKVCEAILESGRRAEKVYLEG from the coding sequence TTGGTTAAGGTAGCGGTCATAGGCGTCGGGTTCTGGGGTAAGAACCACGCTAGGGTCTACAGCGAGGTCGAGGATGCCGAGCTTGTAGCGGTCTGCGACATAGACGTTGAGAGAGCTAAGCTCATAGCCAAAAGGTATGGTTGTAGAGCTTACACGGACTTTAGGGAGATGCTAAGGGTTGAGAAACCCGACGCGGTGAGCATATGCACCCCGACTACGACGCACTACGAGGTTGCGTCAGAGGTCTTGAGCATGGGTATTCATGCTCTCACGGAGAAGCCCCTGTGTAGTACAGTGGAGGAAGCTGAGAGGCTTAGAGACCTGGCCTCGAGCATGGGTGTCAAACTTATGCCTGGTCATATAGAACGTTTCAACCCGGCAGTGGATAGGGTTAAGCGTCTCATAGTCGACGGTGCCTTGGGTAAGGTCATCCTCATAGCCGCTCGGAGGGTTTCAAGGTGGCCTGAGCGTGTAGGTGATGTGGGTGTCGTCAAGGACTCTGCCATACACGATGTAGATGTGATGAGGTATCTCGTCGGCGAGGTCGAGTGTGTCTATGCTGAGACCGGAAGTCTTAGGCATAGGTTTGAAGACTACGTCGAGGCGATCCTGCATTTTAGAAGCGGTGTTACGGGGTTTATAGAGGCTAACTGGCTTACGCCGCGTAAGATCAGGCGTTTGACCATAACCGGGAGTGAGGCTACGGCTACATTAGATTACCTGACACAGGAGCTGTCTATAGAGGATTCTCAGAAGATCCTACGTCCCATCGCTAGGTGGGAAGAGCCCCTCAAGAGGGAGCTTACCCACTTCGTCGAGGCGGTCTTAGGTAGGGAGCCGCTGAGGCTAACGGCGGAGGACGGAGTAAAAGCTCTTAAGGTCTGTGAGGCTATACTCGAATCGGGCCGTCGGGCTGAGAAGGTTTACTTGGAGGGTTGA
- a CDS encoding Trm112 family protein gives MKRRLMEILACPIDKHYPLELYVFEEKEDGEIVEGLIVCPRCLRFYPIRDEIPEMLPDELRDLREDLKFLKKWRDKIPEKILRDGKPINLSSKTSS, from the coding sequence TTGAAGAGGAGGCTTATGGAGATACTTGCATGCCCGATCGATAAGCACTACCCCTTAGAACTATACGTCTTCGAGGAGAAAGAGGATGGTGAGATAGTCGAGGGTCTTATAGTCTGTCCAAGATGCCTTAGATTCTACCCGATAAGAGACGAGATACCTGAGATGCTTCCAGACGAGCTCAGAGACCTCAGGGAAGACCTGAAGTTCCTCAAAAAATGGCGAGACAAGATCCCTGAGAAAATACTCCGAGACGGTAAACCCATAAACCTCTCCTCTAAGACCTCAAGTTAG
- a CDS encoding PIN domain-containing protein produces the protein MEAFIDSNIILKYLEGDTRAEEILDIVDIGFINPIVVSEVLYGYIRLMTGFKSYNLKKKIPSLNLEFKPIYGSLSDFILLPLVFELRELQAMMDSHIR, from the coding sequence GTGGAGGCATTTATTGATAGCAATATTATTCTCAAATACTTAGAGGGAGATACTAGGGCTGAGGAGATCTTGGATATCGTGGATATAGGCTTTATAAATCCCATAGTAGTCTCTGAGGTGTTATATGGTTACATCCGGTTGATGACAGGATTTAAGTCCTATAACCTTAAAAAGAAAATTCCAAGTCTAAACTTGGAGTTTAAACCAATTTATGGGTCCCTCTCAGATTTTATACTCTTGCCTTTAGTATTTGAACTTAGAGAACTTCAGGCCATGATGGATAGCCACATTCGATAA
- a CDS encoding DUF104 domain-containing protein: MYRDGVIKLKKRLREGERVIVIVKPRERRIKQYFGVLRDKPVDKVIGEIEGGGIY, encoded by the coding sequence GTGTATAGGGATGGTGTAATCAAACTAAAGAAGCGCCTAAGAGAGGGAGAGAGAGTCATAGTCATAGTTAAGCCCAGAGAGAGAAGAATTAAACAATACTTCGGAGTTCTTAGAGACAAACCTGTAGATAAGGTCATAGGGGAGATAGAAGGTGGAGGCATTTATTGA